Within the Tursiops truncatus isolate mTurTru1 chromosome 12, mTurTru1.mat.Y, whole genome shotgun sequence genome, the region tgagatCTTTTGTGCTTGGATTCTTTTCTTCCCTATAGGAAGATTACTTTCCAAGACTGCCTCTTCCCATACCTATATTCACTTGTAAGTCTGTTTCCTATAGTCAGCGTGATCATGGACCAGTTCACCTTTTCACTATTTTTACAGTATTTCCAGAATTGCCCTTCTTCTCCATGATAGTTTGTGGTAGAAGTATGAGCGATAATTTACTGGTTTCTGctttccatcatttatttatttttattattattattatttttgcggtacatgggcctctcactgttgtggcctctcccgttgtggagcacaggctccggatgtgcaggctcagcggccatggctcacgggcccagccgctctgcggcatgtgcgatctccccggaccggggcacgaacccgcgtcccctgcatcggcaggcggactctcaaccactgagccaccagggaagccccatcatttatttttaatttaccggtttctattttccattgcttattttatttttaattaattaattaatttatttatttttggctgcattgggtcttcgttgctgtccacggactttctctagttgtggagagcgggggctactcttcttgcggtgcgcgggcttctcattgcggtggcttctcttgttgcggagcacgggctctaggtgcacaggcttcagtagtcgtggctcacaggctctagaatgcagcctcagcagctgtggcacacgggcttagttgctctgaggcatgtgggatcttcccggaccagggctcgaaactgtgtcccctgcattggcaggcagattctcaaccactgtgccaccagggaagtcccccactgttTATTGTTTAGGTAAAttgaagtttgaattttttttctgtcttctaattaTGCTGAAGGCatggttttgtatatttttagttggtcatcttgtttttctctattgtgtTTTAGAAGAAACTTTGGAAAATTCTGATTTACATGGTTTCACTGCCTTGGCAGCCCAGATTTTCTATAatcccttttttagattccaaatttTGGGGCACTGATAAGTACAAGTTAATGTGGAATTTTACTGTATTATCAATAAGGCTAATTTTAGGTTCTGACTGTGTTTATTGCTTTTTCCAGAGAAAGCCTAACTCTATGAAATTCCAGTCTCAAGAAATTGCACTTTAAGGCTATGACAATATTATTTTGATGAAAGACATTTTTGAAGAACAATACTGGGTCTAGAAGATCTGTTATAAATCATCTTGTATTTCAGAAATCATCTTCTTAGTATAAAGAATGTATTGCTTAGATTTGACATAAATAGTTGTTTTAGAGGATTTTGATATAAGCATTTGTGATAATTGTGAAAATAGGACATAACAAATATAGTCTTATCACGGGAGATAAATGTGACAATATAAGGTGGAAAGACACtaaaatatatccaaaaatgaattattcttttgtatttgttaatattggtttgttttgttatttctgCATCATAGATTTTGTGTATACAATCATAGATTACAACAAAAAACCGGAGAGAACTTTGGCAATCATAAAATCTAACTCCTTGATTtgaagaaagtaataaaataagtgagtctaaataaattttataaaaatcacacAGTATGTTAGGAATAGAGCTGAGTTTGGCACCCTAAATCAGTtatcttttgctgtgtaacaatcCACCCCAAAAcatagtgacttaaaacagcCATTTACTTAGCTCACACTTCTGTGGGCTGGCAACTTGGGCTGGGGTCAGCTTGACGgattttctggggttttctttCATGGACCACACTCAGTTGTTGGGTTGactgtatttaaaattcaatGCATACTGAGTTTtccaaacagaaattttaaaattatatccagGTATCAGGAAAAATATGTTGAAATGCACAGAatttgagagagaaagacaggctTTGGGATAGTGGGAAAATCAACATGACCTGTGGGTTAGATCATGGGGTAGAGGGTCGGTAAGTGTGGTGGGTGGTAAGGCCAGAAGGGTCTTCTAATATCCAGCATGCCTTTCGATTCAATGCAGGGTCTCTGCTACCCAGTTTTATTCAAGAATATGTTTTTAGTTCACAAGAAGAAGCGATAAGGTAGAATTTCCATTTGGGAATGGCATTTTCCCCTCCTCACAACAGGAAATCTGGACAAATACAAGTTCTGTGAGTTGGAGGATACTGGTGTTATAACAGAGATTCCATGGGGATTCAGGGGACAGGAATTTCAATATCACAAGGGCATGATAACAGCATGAACCAGGTTGGGAACCAAGAAAGAGCTCAGTAGTCTGCATAGGTCATGTCATCAATGAGTCAAAGATATAGGTGAGAGCCCAGGAGTTCCGgaaatatgacataaatcagtCAGCCCCCCAGGTGGTTCTAGCCCAGCACTTCCTGTCTCAGAATGAGAACAGGAAGTGAGGCATCATGCAGCCTGTGGGTGGAAGACATTGGTGGGGATGATGAAAGCAGACAGAGGAAAAGGCAAAGTCAATGTGACTATGAaatttttttatcaatttttggCACATTAGTTGCTACCATAACTCTAAAGGAAATAATCTCTGGACTATATTTGCAACTCCATAAAATTTATGAGCTAAAGAACagcctttttaaataaatgagactttttaattactaatttcttaaagataataaaatagcaTAAGCAATATGGAATGCTACagttaaaaaaatctcattttgtaTCCTTTATTCTTTTGCTTTGATAAACGGAAGCATATCCGCTTCATTTATTCATATCCACCTAGCACCATCTTCTATTTCCCAAATCCGAAATCGAAGTTAATCATGTAATCCATAGTAACTATTTGTATTTTGCCTATGTATTTAGTTGGACACCTATTTACAAAGCAAattgcctctttgttttctttgtttcagagGGCGTTATAATGTCCTTCACAGTGTCCATGGCAACTGTACTTGTAATTGGAGGATTtatttgggctttgtttgtttgtttctctcgaAAAAGAGCCAGTGCCCCCATCTCACAGTGGAGTTCAAGCCGGAGATCTAGATCTTCTTACACCCACGGCCTCAACAGAACTGGCTTTTACCGCCACAGTGGCTGTGAACGTCGAAGCAACCTCAGCCTGGCGAGCCTCACTTTCCAGCGCCAAACTTCCCTGGAACAAGCCAATTCCTTTCCAAGAAAATCAAGCTTCAGGGGCTCAACTTTCCATCCATTTCTGCAAAGTCCACCACTTCCCGTGGAAACTGAGAGTCACATGGTGACTTTCCCTTCATCCAATACCTCCTCCACCATCAACACTTCCCACAGTCTGGGCCGTCCTGATTTCCACTGGTCCAATCACAGTCTTCGGATTGGCCTTTCAACACCAGCCCCACCTGCCTATGAGTCAATCATAAAGGCTTTCCCGGATTCCTGAGTAGGgtgcttttgtttctctcttttcttgtcttttattgAAAGGAAATCACAAATAGGCTAAACAGAATTTTGAAGACATGGCCCAAATGCCTAATGAGTTTCTAAGCTGAAACGAGCACACACAAGTTGGACATTACAAtgtaaaacacattttctttgaacacatcttttttctttgtctcacaAAAGAATAATATGTTTCCAAAGAgttgtatatttatgtattttgtattcGATGTGAGAATTACTGAAGATAGTGATTCTTACCTAAGAATCAGCTGgatacagtatatatattttagactaaaataaaaactttagatATTTGTGGTTTACAATCCTCATTTGCTGTCCAGTGTGactataaaggggaaaaaaatcacttaaaagtgtataacattttttaaaaaaatttctatcctaaggcattttaatttaattttctttagaagGACAAGTGCACCACATCACCATCTTGGATTTTCAATGGATTATAAGGACACAAAATGACAGAACATAGGAGATTCTAAAGTTCCTTTGATTCCACTCATTTATGAGAAGTGAGGGAAGCAAGTAAAGGAAGCTGAACTCAGTGGGTGTTGCAGATACTATAGTAATTCTGACACTTATTTTTCCCCCAGACTCCTTTTGTGCTTTCGCCAAGAATAGTTATCCACATCATTGAGGCAAAATCCTTGTTTTTACTCACACGGTGATTTAACATTTCTTTACTGTTGtgcttatattgctataaaaacaacaacagcaaatcCAATTCATTTGatctaaaaacaaattttaacactgagcttactgtttttttaaggggtaaattttatttcttgcattTAAAGCTAGCAACTGGGAAAGTGCATTATCTAGGGATCTTCTGCAACTTCACAGACAGAAGGGTTAGTGGGGAGACAGTCTTTCAGCCAAATAGGTGTTACAACCATGAAGAATCCTCCTTCCTGGATGGACTCATTGGTCATCATCTTTTATTTGCTTCTCTATGAATTTCAACTTCAGCTTCTGTGAAGAGTCTTTGCACAAAGGTTAAACTATGTCAAATGGTCCTTGGTGCAGATAGTTATTTAAGGAGTCCACCTCTACAGGTAGCCACCCTCCTAAAGGAAGAGAGCTTCAGGGGCCAGATGCCTGTGGCTGCCCTTTTTCATTTAAGGACACGAGTTCACAGGATTATTACTCAAAAGACCTGTGGTTTGTTTCTGATATAATGAATATTTAGCTTAtgttgctgtttgtttctctgaaCATTGGAATTTTCCGTGAAGAAAAATGTACTCTCATTGTAGTTTCTGCAATGCAGCTGTCCCAGCTAATAGTGTCTGAATATGGCTCAAGAGTGGAATAACTCTTACTTAATAAAAGATTCTGTAtagcattttctttgttttttatttagctTACATTTTCCATTGTTCTTCAAGGACAATTATGCTAAAAGATGTCTATAGTAAATGTCTATAAATAGATGCTCTCTAATGCAATATacctgaaagaagaaagaaagaagcaggaaaggaaggaagggcagaaggaaggaagaaaagaaaaaaaagctcgGATAACGAATTTGTTGTAAGCTGTTTTTGGACAAACTTGGCAGTTACCTTATAGCCACGTAAGGTTTTAAGAGATCATTAATTTAGTAACAAGTCTATCTTTTGCTTGTGAGTCATCCTTAATGTTTAACATGAGAAGTAAGTAAAGTGTATGGTTTTTGTCTAGAATTTATGCTGGGAGTAAAAACTGCTTTATGTCTCTCAAACGAGGAAAATGAGAGCAGAAATCCCCTGGGTATTTAACCATCTGGCAGAATTattgcctcctctctccccaagttatgaaacaattaaaatgagTATCTTGTAAAAATTGTGCAATGTATGAAATgtgaaattaaagcaaaaattggAGACTTTTTtagttgtatttgttttatttgaaatatttagttGATTACAGAATAAAATTACACTGGTGTCAATTTCGATTCAGAGTTTATTTATTGAATAGCCTGTGACGATTTCCtatttatttggtattttaaCTCAGTTAAGGCCATTCTCTATAAACTATTCCAGAGATACAAACCTTACTTTATCTAATAATGTATAACAGAAAAAGAGTAACAtcacaaataaaagaaacagaattttcaaTGTAttaatacagatgtaaaaataagTAAGTTATTTGTTAAAAACATTAGATTCTTACCTCGCTAGgtaaacaattctaaaattatttaacttttttagagaat harbors:
- the MYCT1 gene encoding myc target protein 1; protein product: MANNTTSLGSPWPENFWEGVIMSFTVSMATVLVIGGFIWALFVCFSRKRASAPISQWSSSRRSRSSYTHGLNRTGFYRHSGCERRSNLSLASLTFQRQTSLEQANSFPRKSSFRGSTFHPFLQSPPLPVETESHMVTFPSSNTSSTINTSHSLGRPDFHWSNHSLRIGLSTPAPPAYESIIKAFPDS